Proteins from one Deinococcus sp. AB2017081 genomic window:
- a CDS encoding EamA family transporter: protein MNARALGLALLITLIWGVNFIVIKWSVAGASPLLVAALRFAVAAVPAVFFVARPRMPARLLWSYGLTVGVIQFGLLYLAIQLGMSAGLGSLLMQMQAFFTALLAARFLGERIQPWQAAGIALAFAGMGVIGGLSGGDLPLVSLGLTLAAALGWAVSNLLVRASGGANMFSLVVWSALIPPLPLTLLAGLTGGWEAVGRTLTQSGPGFWAAIVFMGLGNTVLGFGIWAALIQRHGAGRVAPLSLLVPVFGIIASAVAYHEAFPPGKALGAVLVFVGLVLHVFGGRWWRTRTARSVA, encoded by the coding sequence CTGAACGCCCGTGCCCTGGGACTGGCACTGCTGATCACGCTGATCTGGGGCGTGAACTTCATCGTGATCAAGTGGTCGGTGGCGGGCGCGTCTCCCCTGCTGGTCGCCGCGCTGCGCTTCGCGGTGGCCGCCGTACCTGCCGTGTTCTTTGTGGCCCGGCCCCGGATGCCCGCCCGCCTGCTGTGGAGCTACGGCCTGACCGTGGGCGTGATCCAGTTCGGTCTGCTGTACCTCGCCATCCAGCTCGGCATGAGCGCCGGCCTGGGCTCGCTGCTCATGCAGATGCAGGCCTTCTTCACGGCGCTGCTGGCCGCCCGGTTCCTGGGGGAACGCATCCAGCCGTGGCAGGCGGCGGGCATCGCGCTGGCCTTTGCCGGGATGGGCGTGATCGGCGGGCTGTCCGGCGGCGACCTGCCGCTGGTCAGCCTGGGCCTGACGCTGGCCGCTGCGCTGGGCTGGGCGGTCAGCAACCTGCTGGTGCGGGCATCGGGCGGCGCAAACATGTTCAGTCTGGTCGTGTGGAGCGCCCTGATCCCTCCACTCCCCCTGACCCTGCTGGCTGGACTCACGGGTGGCTGGGAGGCCGTGGGCCGCACGCTGACCCAGTCTGGGCCGGGGTTCTGGGCGGCCATCGTGTTCATGGGCCTGGGGAACACCGTGCTGGGCTTCGGCATCTGGGCCGCGCTGATCCAGCGCCACGGGGCGGGCCGGGTCGCGCCGCTGTCGCTGCTGGTGCCGGTGTTCGGCATCATCGCCAGCGCTGTCGCGTACCACGAGGCCTTCCCACCCGGCAAGGCGCTGGGGGCCGTGCTGGTGTTCGTGGGGCTCGTCCTGCACGTGTTCGGTGGGCGGTGGTGGCGCACGCGCACCGCGCGGTCAGTCGCGTGA